The segment CAAACTGAAAAACAATGACATTCGTGCAATCGTCAGTGTTCCACGTGGAAAATTTTCGATATTCGTATGAATGTTAAACTGTTGAAAATTCCATTGTTATTGGGCTGCTATGTTGACCGCTGGTATATAATAAAACACCTACCTACGTTCGCGTTTTGACGTAAATCCGTTGAAGTGAATCACTTCCGGAAAAAATGTCTTAGATTCTCCCTGGAGGAACAGAATGAAGTTCATGCTTACTTCGGTGCTGTTGGCTACCATCGCCATTGCATCACCCGCAGCAGAAATTACGGTGAAAGGTCGTGTTATTTGGGATACCAAATTGAATGGACCGATTCCGAAACGTGCGAAGCTGGTGGCAAACAAAGATGCTGACGTGGCTGCCAAAGACGACGATTTCTATGACGAAGATTGGGTGATTGCCCCAATTGGGAATGGTACCACAGGCAGTATGCGGGACTGCGTAGTCATTCTCACCCCCACACCAGCGAAGGGTGCTCGAATTTCGCCAAAATTCAAGCCAGAAGACATTTCTGCAGTGGCTATGAAAGCCAAGCAGAAAGATGTGGTGATTGATCAGCCGTGTTGCCGATTCATTCCCCACTGTTCCGGAACAATCGAAGGTCAGAAACTGATCATTAAGAACAGTTCGACCGTGCCACACAACGCCAAATACGTCAGCAGTGAATTAGAAGGTAACCCACTGATCCCACCGGGTGGTGAATTTACGGTTCCCACCCCACTGCCAGCAATGCGAAGCCCGATTTCGCTTAGTTGCAGCATCCACGGCTGGATGAAAGCTTACATTTACGTGTTTGACCATCCCTATTTCTATGTGACCCTTAAAGATGGCAAATTTGAAATCCCCAATGTGCCTGCACTGGAAGGCAAACTGAATCTTGTGCTGCGCAAGCCCGATGGCCTGTTTTCCGGTGGCGTTGCGGGTCGACTGGGGATTACGATTGATCCCGCAATGGCCAAAGATGGCGTTCTCGACCTTGGTGATGTACCTTTCCTTGCTGAAATCAAGAAGTAATAACAATTTGTTCAGCTGTCGATGCTGATTATAATTCCTTCCAGAAATCGAAGTCAATTCTTTCAGGTTGGAAGCAATTGAATGGAAAATCTTTAACGATTCCAGCGCAGCCACCAGCGGAACAATTTTGCGACCAGTGGGGTGAATCGCGTCCGATTGAATTGATCCCCCACCTTACGAAGCACTTCCATATAGGTTGGGTAGGGTAACATTGTTGCCGCAAATTGCTTCAGACCGATTTTCGCCTGCATTGCAATAGCAATCGCACCAGCAATTTCGCCTGCACCGTGACCTACGATCGTGGCACCCAGAATACGATCCTTGTTCGCTTGTGCAACTATTCGAATAAAGCCAGTCGTTTTCCCGTCAGTCTGTGCCCGATCCAGTGCGGCAAATGGCACCTCGTAGAGATCGGTTTTGATCTGCTGACTGGTTGCAACTTCTTGCGTAAGGCCGATTTGCGCTAATTCTGGATCTGTGTATGTGCACCACGGGATCTGGTGGCGCAGAAAACGGGCACGACCGCGAAATAGGGCATTCCGCACCACTGTGCGTGCCATCATATCGGCAGTGTGGGTAAAGCGATATGGCGAACAGACGTCACCTGCTGCAAAAATATGTTTATTCGATGTTTGTAAGCGTTCATTTACCACAATGCCGGTGCTTGCGTCATACTCGACACCAACCTGTTCGAGGCCCAATCCAGTGACATTCGGCACCCGTCCCGTTGCCACCAGCACGTGGGACGCGGGCACAATCTGTGGTGCAGGATCGCCATCAATGTGCAGCAGGCTTTCATTTTCCAGGTGCTGAATCGACGTAACTTCCTTTTGCAACAGGATATGCACCCCACTTCTTAACAGGGCGTCCTGGACAATTCGGGCTGCATCAGGGTCGTCGCGAGGCAAAATCCGCTCCCCACGAACAATCAGGGTAACAGGTATCCCCAAGTGGGCAGTAGCCTGGGCAATTTCACACCCAATTGGTCCCCCACCAATGATAGCGAGGTGCTTCGGTCGTTCCGTCAGTGAGAAAAATGAAAAATTGGTGAGAGTCTTTTCCGGTATAAGGCCAGGAATCGCAGGCATCGCAGCATGGGTGCCTGTGGCAATCACTGCTTTCCGATAGTTCAATTTTTGGTCGCCCACCTGGATGGTGCCTGGTTGCAAAAATCTGCCGGCACCTAGAAAAACATCCACACCCAGTTCCGTGAAGCGTGCCACTGAATCGTGGTGGCTGAGGTGCGATCTGGTTTCCCGCAAACGAGCCATGACGCTTGCAAAGGCATGATCTTTGGACTGTTCGCTGGCATCCATCGCGACCTGCAACGATTTGCACGCAGAGATGTATGTTTTAGAAGGTACACAGCCCACATTCAGGCAATCTCCGCCCATGGCGGTCTTTTCGATCAGGGCAACTTTTGCCCCGAGACCGGCTGCAGCGGCAGCACAGATCAGCCCAGCTGGACCCGCACCAAGCACCACCTGGTTGTAGCGTCGGGTAGGGGTGGGATTCTGGTAATTCTCAGGAAAAACGTGTGCTTTCCATGCAAGATTTGCTGTATTTTCAGGCGAAAACAGCCCATGTACGGGGGTCATGCCACGCCAGCCAGTGTCAGTTCCGAAGGTTGCTCATCGATATATTCGTAAAACACATTCCGTTGACGTGGGATATAGCCAGCCTCTCGAATGCAGCTCTTAATCTGTTCCAGTGTAAGGTAATGGACCGTGCCTGCCGATGCCACCACGTTTTCTTCGATCATCAGCGAACCCATATCGTTGGCACCGTAAAACAATGCCACCTGACCAATTTTGGCCCCCTGCGTGACCCACGAAGACTGGATGTTGGGAATATTATCAAGATAAAGGCGGGCAATCGCCTGCGTCTTCAGATACTCAAACGAGCCGTAGGCGGGATAATCAGCCATCAGGTGGCCTGGTTGCATCGTCCAGCAGATAAAAGCGGTGAATCCATTCGTTTCATCCTGTAATTTTCGCAGGCGATCGAGATGTTCCACTCGTTCTTCGATGGTTTCGATATGGCCAAACATCATTGTGCAGGTCGATTTACCACCAAGCTGGTGCCAGACCCGGTTCACTTCCAGCCATTCATCGGCAAGTGCCTTGCCCTTGGTGAGCTGTTTGCGGACACGATCCACCAGAATTTCTGCCCCACCACCGGGCAGACTGCCCAGGCCCGCTTCTTTGAGTCTGCTCAGCACTTCCACCAGTGGGATCTTGTTGATCCGGTGAAAATGCCACAGCTCCGGTGGGCTGAAGGCGTGAAGATTTACTTGTGGGAAATGCAGTTTCAGATCCCTCAACATTTCTTCGTACCATTCCAACTTCAACTGGGGGTGCATCCCACCTTGCAGCAGAATCTGATCCCCACCCAAGGCGATTGTTTCTTCAATTTTCTGGTGCAGTTCTTCCCGCGACAACACATAAGCATCCGCATCGGCCGATTTGCGGTAGAAAGCGCAGAAATCGCACACTGCCGCACAGACGTTGGTGTAGTTGACATTGCGGTCGATATTGTACGTGCGAAACGGTTCCGGGTGTAAGCGAGTGGTAACCGCGTGGGCAGCTTTGCCCAGTGCGGTCAGATCGTGCGTGGAAAATAGTTCCACACCCTCTGCAAAGGTGATCCGTTCACCGTTGGCCGCTTTCGACAGAATCTGTTGAATGGTAGAATTCAATGGTGGCTCCTGTTGGAGACAATCCCAACTCTTGGGTATATTGCTGGAATAATAGTAATCCGGCCAGTTCCTGGCTGGATAAATCAAAACATAAAATATTACTGAGATATCGACGGCACAAGCCAGGATCCAGATGCAGACGAGGTCCTTCCCGTTGAGCAATGAAACCAGCCTGGCGTAGGCCATCGTCACGTGCTTTGGCGAATGCAGTTTCGATTCCACGCAGATCCACATCGGCACGCACCGCCCACACTGCAAACACAAAGGGCAGTTTCGTCCATTCGTACCACTCCTGGCCCAGATCGTAGGCATAGGTGAAACCAGGCAGGCAGGACTGCATCGCCCGATCACCGATCAGCAGTACAGCGTCAGTCGACATATCATCGGCTGCCACATCCATGGGCAGTTGGGTAATCTGTGGGCGTATCCCAAATCGTTTCGCGAGCAGTACTTGTGTGAGGGCCGCACTGGTGCGGGAACCCACATCCATTGCAACGGAGCGAATTTCTGCCCACGGCACCCTGCTGAATAGTGTCACACTTAGCACCGGACCATGGGAGGCGATCGATACATCGGGAATGATGCGGTAATGATCGCCCCGAAAATATTCCACCACGGGAATCAGGGCAACATCGAGATCCCCCACCCGAAGCTGGTCGGCCAGTTTGCTGGGCAATTCCAGCCGCAAATCGATATTCGGTGCCAGTTGAAGCAGATTTTCGATCAGGGGCTTGGTGTTGAGATATTCAACAGCCCCCACCCGAATTGGCTGGCCTGCGTGCGTCCGATCGCGTTGTCGCTGGTTGAGTTGCATCAGCATCAGTTTAGGACTCCGAACGAAACTTACCCACTGTAGTAACCGCAAAAACATGCGTCCGGTAACAACGTTCCAGGCCAGTTGGGGCTAATTTTTCTCGAAATGCCCCACAAGAATGTAGCTCAATTACAACTGAAAGCACACTGATGAATTTATATTCATTAATCGACGATTCCATTATTGAAACGCAGACGTGGACATTGAGCTGTTCAGTTGGCCACGGATGGCACGTTCCAGTAATTCTGGAATGCGGTTGGGATTGCAGGCAAAACAGGGGATACCGATCGACGCAAGTTTTTTTGCCAGCGATTCATCGTAAAATGGCTTGCCATGATCTGCCAGTGCCAGAAGGCAAATGCACTTCACACCATTCCCAACCATTTCTTCCAGCCTGCGTACCAACTGGGCCTGATTACCACCTTCAAAAAGATCTGTAATCATAATAAACAGCGTTTTCGGTGGGTCTTCAATAAACTTCGAACAATAGGCCACGGATTTGTTAATGTCCGTGCCACCGCCGAGCTGTACACCAAAGATCATATTCACTGGATCATCCCCACATTGTTCTGTGAGATCGATCACCTCCGTATCAAATGCAACAACATGGGTCTTGAGCGCGGGCAGTGATGCAAAAATGGAACCCATAATGGCACCGTAAACCACGGAATCTGCCATGGAACCACTCTGATCCATATCCACAATCACCGTCCAGCTATTGGTGCGTTGTGCCCGCGAATAAAAATACACCCGCTCGGGCACAATCGTGTTCAAGCTTGGCTGGAAGTTCTTTAGATTGCGGCCAATCGTCCACTTCCAATCGATGCTGCTGGCATGTGGGATGGGGGTGTGTTCCTTACGATTGATTGCCCCCATTACTGCCTGGCGAACCTGCTGTTCCAGTTGCAGTTTGATTTGATCCACCACTGCCCGAACCACCATCCTCGCGGTTTCTTTCGTGCGTTCCGGAATCTGCCCACTTAACGACATTAAGGTGCCCACCAATTGCACATTCGGTTGAACAGTCTTCAGTGTTTCTGGCTCGAACAGCAGTTGCGTTAAACCTTTTTTCTCGATGGCATCCTGCTGGATAATACATACCACATCTTCCTTGAAATAGGTGCGGATATCGCCTAGCCATTTTGCCAGGCGAGGTGCAGAACCACCCAGGCCAGCACTTCGTCTGCCACTGGTGCCAGAGTCTTCTGATTCATCGTAGATCGCTGCCAGAGCCTGATCCATCTCCAGTTGTTCGCTGGACAATTCCATCCCCTGGCAGCAACTGCCAAGTTTATCCTGTGCGGATGCACCCAGGATCAATCGCCAACGTTTCACTTGCTCCACGTCGATGCTCATGATCTGACCTCCACACAAATTGCATATTCAGGTGGCTCAACGCTAATTATCGTGATACTCATTTAAATATCTCCGAAGTCAAAATCGTTGAGATCTTCAAGTGCCTCTTCCTCTTTTTGCGACAGTGGGCCATCAAGTGCCTCACTGGCAGCATCAGAATTGACACCCCACACTTCGGCAAGATTCTCTGCAATACTGCGTCGTTCATTGTGGCTGAAATCACCAAATGCCCGCCTGAGGAAAACAAGTGAACGGCGGAATTGGTCTTCATCGAGTGAACCAACATAGCTATCCAATGCTTCCCACAGAATTTGCCTTGCAATTAACGCATAGCGGTTTCGTTGTGCCAACCCTTCAAACCAGCCCGCACCAAGATCGGCGGAGATGCCTGGGGACAAACGACGCGAAACTTCCCGCACCAGGGCTTCGTTGGTCATCCAGCCACGTTCCAGCATGATGGCACAGGCAAACCCGGATAACACTGGATTGCGATCATCAGCGTCTGAAAGATCCTGTAATTTCCGCTTCCACAACTCTTCATCAATTCGATCATGAAATTCCAGCGATACCCGATTGATCTGATCAATTGATACGAGAAGTTGCCGTGCGGCGTCAGCATCACAATTCGCCGCTTCATGCAACGCCAGGCACGCCTGGATAAACAAACCTTCAATCAACGGAACTAATGGCTTGGTATCGAATCGTCGAACATCACCATATCGCACTACCTGCATCAGTTCGAATGCAGCGGCACCAATCTGATTCAGTGCGGAGCTTTCACTGGCCAGGTGCTGTAACTTCTGCTGGGCAAAATCCATCGCCGTCAACAAATTCGATTGACAGGCATCCCCCACAAGCTGTGCAGCAATATCAATCGAAGCCGCATCATCAATCAACTGCCTGAATCGATAACCACAAGCCAGTTCAATCGTTTCTCCCAGCAAGACAGATTCCACGAGCGTAATTTCGCTTTCAGGTGTCCACTGCACAGTCCAGCGTTCCGCCCACGTGGCAGAATCCTGTCGCACCTTCACCTGTTCTGCAAACTTCACTCCCAGTATCCGCAAGCGGTGCAGAAAACTGGATCGTTCCAGATCGATGTATGCGGCAGCTTGCGTCTTCGCCTGTCGATTTTCCCGCAGGTCGAGACCAAGATCCTGCTTGACGGCGGTGCGATATTTCTCCAATTTCAACCGCTGGATTTCTCGATCGAAATCTTCCTGAATTGATGTGCGACTGACACCCTGGGGTAATTCACCAATGGCCGTTCCCACATCGACTCGGGCAAGTGCTTCAGCAATATTGCTCCGTTCGCCATGC is part of the Zavarzinella sp. genome and harbors:
- a CDS encoding menaquinone biosynthesis protein, encoding MLMQLNQRQRDRTHAGQPIRVGAVEYLNTKPLIENLLQLAPNIDLRLELPSKLADQLRVGDLDVALIPVVEYFRGDHYRIIPDVSIASHGPVLSVTLFSRVPWAEIRSVAMDVGSRTSAALTQVLLAKRFGIRPQITQLPMDVAADDMSTDAVLLIGDRAMQSCLPGFTYAYDLGQEWYEWTKLPFVFAVWAVRADVDLRGIETAFAKARDDGLRQAGFIAQREGPRLHLDPGLCRRYLSNILCFDLSSQELAGLLLFQQYTQELGLSPTGATIEFYHSTDSVESGQR
- a CDS encoding DUF5682 family protein, encoding MATTLHRLLGSTVMSNPWQINVFGVRHLSPSGAWHLRRYLDRIQPDVVLIEGLHDAGELTRHLVKKGTKPPIAILAYTDSLPVRTLVYPLARYSPEFQAILWAHEHKKPVEFIDLPSDAFLALQDIELELLAKELTAGTVTQDQTEDDQEVTDNDADSTSAEEAPIQEVPDQVSIYDRWAQISGELNYDAYWERRFEHNLNDDAYRLAANQLGESLRELEVDPVRRHAENLVREAFMRRQIKKAIDRGVKPEKIVAVVGAYHAPVLNGNHPAMSDEEFASLRRRASKLTLMPYSYFRLSSQSGYGAGNAAPAYFELLWETLQEEQLEALPTRYLSMVARHYREQGTHRSTAEIIEAVRLAKTLSAMKDGYFPTLDDLHDAAIALLGHGERSNIAEALARVDVGTAIGELPQGVSRTSIQEDFDREIQRLKLEKYRTAVKQDLGLDLRENRQAKTQAAAYIDLERSSFLHRLRILGVKFAEQVKVRQDSATWAERWTVQWTPESEITLVESVLLGETIELACGYRFRQLIDDAASIDIAAQLVGDACQSNLLTAMDFAQQKLQHLASESSALNQIGAAAFELMQVVRYGDVRRFDTKPLVPLIEGLFIQACLALHEAANCDADAARQLLVSIDQINRVSLEFHDRIDEELWKRKLQDLSDADDRNPVLSGFACAIMLERGWMTNEALVREVSRRLSPGISADLGAGWFEGLAQRNRYALIARQILWEALDSYVGSLDEDQFRRSLVFLRRAFGDFSHNERRSIAENLAEVWGVNSDAASEALDGPLSQKEEEALEDLNDFDFGDI
- a CDS encoding mercuric reductase encodes the protein MTPVHGLFSPENTANLAWKAHVFPENYQNPTPTRRYNQVVLGAGPAGLICAAAAAGLGAKVALIEKTAMGGDCLNVGCVPSKTYISACKSLQVAMDASEQSKDHAFASVMARLRETRSHLSHHDSVARFTELGVDVFLGAGRFLQPGTIQVGDQKLNYRKAVIATGTHAAMPAIPGLIPEKTLTNFSFFSLTERPKHLAIIGGGPIGCEIAQATAHLGIPVTLIVRGERILPRDDPDAARIVQDALLRSGVHILLQKEVTSIQHLENESLLHIDGDPAPQIVPASHVLVATGRVPNVTGLGLEQVGVEYDASTGIVVNERLQTSNKHIFAAGDVCSPYRFTHTADMMARTVVRNALFRGRARFLRHQIPWCTYTDPELAQIGLTQEVATSQQIKTDLYEVPFAALDRAQTDGKTTGFIRIVAQANKDRILGATIVGHGAGEIAGAIAIAMQAKIGLKQFAATMLPYPTYMEVLRKVGDQFNRTRFTPLVAKLFRWWLRWNR
- a CDS encoding VWA domain-containing protein; amino-acid sequence: MSIDVEQVKRWRLILGASAQDKLGSCCQGMELSSEQLEMDQALAAIYDESEDSGTSGRRSAGLGGSAPRLAKWLGDIRTYFKEDVVCIIQQDAIEKKGLTQLLFEPETLKTVQPNVQLVGTLMSLSGQIPERTKETARMVVRAVVDQIKLQLEQQVRQAVMGAINRKEHTPIPHASSIDWKWTIGRNLKNFQPSLNTIVPERVYFYSRAQRTNSWTVIVDMDQSGSMADSVVYGAIMGSIFASLPALKTHVVAFDTEVIDLTEQCGDDPVNMIFGVQLGGGTDINKSVAYCSKFIEDPPKTLFIMITDLFEGGNQAQLVRRLEEMVGNGVKCICLLALADHGKPFYDESLAKKLASIGIPCFACNPNRIPELLERAIRGQLNSSMSTSAFQ
- the mqnC gene encoding cyclic dehypoxanthinyl futalosine synthase yields the protein MNSTIQQILSKAANGERITFAEGVELFSTHDLTALGKAAHAVTTRLHPEPFRTYNIDRNVNYTNVCAAVCDFCAFYRKSADADAYVLSREELHQKIEETIALGGDQILLQGGMHPQLKLEWYEEMLRDLKLHFPQVNLHAFSPPELWHFHRINKIPLVEVLSRLKEAGLGSLPGGGAEILVDRVRKQLTKGKALADEWLEVNRVWHQLGGKSTCTMMFGHIETIEERVEHLDRLRKLQDETNGFTAFICWTMQPGHLMADYPAYGSFEYLKTQAIARLYLDNIPNIQSSWVTQGAKIGQVALFYGANDMGSLMIEENVVASAGTVHYLTLEQIKSCIREAGYIPRQRNVFYEYIDEQPSELTLAGVA